The DNA segment ACTCGATCCGCGCAATCGACCGGTTGTGCACCTCGTCAGGGCCATCGGCGAGGCGCAGCGTGCGGATGCCCGCCCAGCTTGCCGCGAGCTGCGTATCCTGGCTGACCCCGGCCCCGCCAAAGGCCTGAATCGCATCGTCGATTACCTTCAGCGCCATGCGCGGCGCCTTGACCTTGATCATCGCGATCTCGGCCTTGGCGGACTTGTTGCCGACCTTGTCCATCATGTCCGCTGCCTTGAGGCAGAGCAGCCGCGTACAGTCGATCTCGATGCGCGCGTCGGCGACCCGCTGTTCCCACACGCTATGGTCGCTGAGCCGCTTGCCGAAGGCGATCCGGCTTTGCAGGCGGCGGCACATCAGGTCGAGCGCTTCTTCGGCGGCGCCAATGGTGCGCATGCAATGGTGGATGCGTCCCGGACCGAGCCGCCCCTGCGCGATCTCGAACCCCCGCCCTTCGCCGAGCAGCAAGTTCGAGATGGGTACGCGAACTTCCTTGAGCGCAATTTCCATATGACCGTGAGGAGCATCGTCATAGCCATAGACCGTCAGGTGACGCTCGATGGTGATCCCATCCGCGTCCATCGGCACCAGGATCATCGACTGCTGCTGGTGCTTGCGCGCCTCGGTGTCCGTCTTGCCCATCAGGATGGCGACCTTGCAGCGCGGATCGCCTGCACCACTCGACCACCATTTGCGACCGTTGACGACATAATCGTCGCCGTCGCGCTCGATCCGGCATTCGATATTGGTGGCGTCCGATGAGGCCACCCCGGGCTCGGTCATCAGGAACGCCGAGCGGATCTCGCCGCGCATCAGCGGCGCAAGCCACGCTTCCTTCTGTTCGCGAGTCCCATAGCGGTGGAGTACTTCCATGTTGCCGGTATCGGGGGCCGAGCAATTGAACGCTTCTGCCGACCACAGGATGCGCCCCATTTCCTCGGCGCAGAGCGCATATTCGAGGTTGGTCAGCTGTTCGCCTTCAAAGGCAAAGCTCTCGTCGACATGCTGGAGCGCGCCGCCCGGCGGCATGAACAGGTTCCACAGACCCGCTGCGCGCGCCTCGGATTTCAGCTCCTCGATCAGGTTCAGCGGCTTCCAGCGATCGCCGCCGTCGATCTCCTGCTTATATTCAGCGACTCGGGGGCGAACATGTTTGTCGATGAAGCGCC comes from the Sphingomonas xanthus genome and includes:
- a CDS encoding acyl-CoA dehydrogenase family protein; amino-acid sequence: MDFDLTERQAFFRDRVRRFIDKHVRPRVAEYKQEIDGGDRWKPLNLIEELKSEARAAGLWNLFMPPGGALQHVDESFAFEGEQLTNLEYALCAEEMGRILWSAEAFNCSAPDTGNMEVLHRYGTREQKEAWLAPLMRGEIRSAFLMTEPGVASSDATNIECRIERDGDDYVVNGRKWWSSGAGDPRCKVAILMGKTDTEARKHQQQSMILVPMDADGITIERHLTVYGYDDAPHGHMEIALKEVRVPISNLLLGEGRGFEIAQGRLGPGRIHHCMRTIGAAEEALDLMCRRLQSRIAFGKRLSDHSVWEQRVADARIEIDCTRLLCLKAADMMDKVGNKSAKAEIAMIKVKAPRMALKVIDDAIQAFGGAGVSQDTQLAASWAGIRTLRLADGPDEVHNRSIARIEFAKHAETLA